GCACGCCGGCGAACGTGACCGGCACGGCGCTTGCGTGCGCGGCTGCGGCGTGCGGCGGCGGAAGGAACGACGATGCGATCGCGCTCGCTGCGAGCACCGCCATCTCGACGAGCAGCGCGACGAGCGTAACGGCTGCTGTCGGCCTGATGCCCGCGTAGAGCAAGATCGCGCTGCCGGCGATCCAGATCGCGCCGACGACCGCCGACCAGCGCGGATCCGCTTCGTGCGCGGGCGCGACGAGCGCGAGCGTGTAGAAGCCGACCGGCACCGCGGTCGCGAGCGTGGCGAAGAAGTTCGAAAGCAGGAGCAGCCACGCCGCGTACGCGCCGGCATACGGCCCGAACGACTCTCGCACCCACGAATACGCCGACCCCGCATTCGGCGCGACGCGCGAAAGCATCGCGTAGCTCACGGCGATGCAGAGCATGATCGCGGTCATCGCGCCCAGCGCGAGCGGCGCGGCGGCGCCCGCGGCCGCAACCATCGGCCCCGTCGTTGCAGCGAGCGAGTACGCCGGGCCCATCGACGCCGACGACAGTACCGAGACGTCGAAGAACCCCAGGACGCGGGGCAGCCGCCGAGGCTTAGTGGAGGTCAATGACACGCGGTTTGAGGGACAACTCGTGCAGCACGCGCTCGTACTCTTGCGCACGAATCTCGCCCCACTTCTTGCCGAGCAACGCGACGAGCGCGGCTTCCACGACGTTGGTCCCGAACGAACGCCCGCCGAAGTCCGGCGTCGTCGTCACGAGCGTTGAGACGCCGCGCTTCTTTAGGTCTTCGACGTCCGCATCGGTCACGGTGTTCGTCAGCACGATTTTACCGTCGAGGCGCGGCGGCATGAAGCGCCGCATGAAGTGGAAGTCTCCGGCGATGATCTCGGCCTCTTCGTAGTACTGCGGGTACTTGGGCTCAGGCGGCTGGTCTTGTTTCTTCCCGGTGGGATAGAAGAACTGGAACGGAAGCTTGCACGCGTCGGGGAGATACTTCTCAGCCATCTCCTCGAAGGTCGTGAGATCGCGCACCGGCTTGTCGAGATCCAACGCAAAAATGAAATCGCCGAAGAGGACGTCGGCCCCGGCGTCGACGAGCGCTTGCGCCATGCCGAACCGATCGAGAGCGCTGACCATGAGCACCTTCGTGCCGCGTAGCTCGATACCGAGCTCTTCGCGCATGAACCGTACCGCTTCGCGCTCGAGCGTGTTCTTCAAGCCGCTGCCGTCGACGACGGGCGTGATCTTCGCCGCGTCGAGCAGGCGCAGACCGTCGCGAAGTGCGTACCGCTTCGTTCCCGCATACAGGTAGACGTCGATGCCGCCGAGCCCGATGGCGTCGACCTTTCCGTCGAGCTCGCGAACCTTCGCGATCGCCACGTCGAGCTTTCCATCGACGCCGGAGCGCGTGATGTCGAACTCTTCGCCGAGCAGCGTCACCCGCGCGTGATGGTCGCGCTTCGAGGAGCCGAGCGAGACGGAGACGACGGTCTTCATCGATGCCCCGAGACGCGCGCGGCGAGCAGCAGCCCCGCGATCGCGATGTTATTTGTCGCATGGACGAGGATGCACGCGAGCATCGAGCGCGTCGTCGCGCGAAACCACGCCGCCGTACCGAGCGCGACGCCGCGCGCGAGGTCGAGAAACGACGTCGGCAGATGGACCAGCACGAAAACGATCGTGGTCACGGCGCCCGCCCAAAACGGGCCCAGGCGCTGCACGCGCGTCTGGAGCCAACCCTGCATCAGAAACTCTTCGACCACCGGCGCCCCGAGCGCGAGAACGAGCATCCCCGCGATCAGGCCGCCGCTGAAGTAATCGATGGTGACCGAATGGCTGCGCAGGTGCAATGCCAACACGAGCACGCTCACGATCGCAAGCTCGACCACCACGCAGGCCAGACCGAGGCCCAGTGCGAGCAGCGACGCGCGCGGCCAGCTCACGGCGCCGGCAAGCATCGTTCGCAGCACGGGCAACGGCGAGCGCACCACGGCAAACAACAACGATCCGTAGAAAACGGTGCTGAACGTGATGACGACCGGACCCATCGTTCGCGAATGCGCCCAGCCCCGCGCGACGAGGACGACGCCCAGGCCCACCGCCGCGGTGATCGCGATCAGCAGCGCGATGAAGAAAGCGACGCCGGGCTTCGAGTGGCGCACGAAGTCGCGGTACGCTTCTTCGACGACCGGCACGCGCTGCGCGTCGAAGCGCAGCCAGCGCTGCAACCGTTGCGTCATACGGGAACCCGGGCGCGCCGCTCGCGCGCGGCCGCGCGCGTCGCGGCAATCTTCTCCTGCGTGATCGCCGCGTCGAAGGCGCGCATGCCACCCAGCGTGAATCCGCAGCGCTCCGCCATCGCTTGCATCTCGATGACCTTTGCGAGGTCGATGCCACGCCCCAGCGTGTAGCTCTCGAAACGCTGCTCGAGCGCGAGCACCATCGTCTCGCTCATGCACGCGAGCGCGGTGCGCGGCGGCAGATTGAGATCGAACTCGCTGCCCGGCTCGCGCACGCGCTCGAAGCGCGGCTCGCCCGGAACGAGCATGTTGCCGCCTTCCGTCACGAGCACGTCGGGGCGCAGCGCCGCGACGCGGCGGCTGACGTCGTGCGGAAGCGACAGCTCGCAGACGATCGCGCCGGTCTGCAAATCCTCCGGCTCGATCACGTCTTGCGTCGAGGAAGTTGCCGTGAGCACGAGCTGCGCGCGCCGCACCGCTGCCGAGACGTCGGTCGTCGCCTCCGACGGACAGGCAAGCTCGCCCGCGATCTGCTCGTGCAGTTTGCGCAGGCGCGTCGCATTGCGCGCGACGAGGATCACGCGCCCAACGCTCGGCGCGAGCAGCCGAACGCAGGCGCCTCCGATGGAGCCGGTCGCGCCGACGACGACCGCCGTCGACTCCGCCGGCTCGACGCCCATCTCGCGCGCTCCGCGCAGGAGACTCTGCAAGCCCGCGGCGATCGTGAGCGAGTTGCCCGTCGTCACCGGAATCGGCGCGCGCTGTGCAATCGTGACGCCGCCGTCGCCGACGACGCCGGTGAACGCTCCCAGGCCCGCGATCTGTGCGCCAAGCTCGACGCCCAGATCGATCGCGCTCAGAATGCGCGCATACACGTCCTCGCGCGGCAGCTCGAGCATCTGCTCGGGCAGCAACCCAGTGGCGACGAACCAGCCTTCGGTCTCGCGCCCGTCCGGCGTGCGCACGCCGGTGACGTGCACCGCCGTCCACGCCGGCATCCATTCGAGGATCTTGCGCACGATCGGCGCGCCTTTACCCTTTGCGCTGGGCTCGTACCGCGCCACGTCATCCAGGCTCACCGGATGAATGACAAAACAAAACTTCGGAACGCTCATGCGATCACAAGCGCTCCGCTTCTCGTTTTAACGCTGCCAGCATCATCTCGCTGTTCTCCCGCACCTTCTTCTCGAGCGTCGGTCCGATGAGCTCGGCGAGCGTCGGAACCCCGAAGTCGTACTCCACGCCGAGCACCACGTGCGTCGCGCCGTCGCGCTCGGTGAAAGTCCAGCTTCCTTCAAACGTGTCGAGATCGCCTTCCAGGAGCTTGTAGTCGATCCGCAGCGCGTCGTCGTCGAAGCGGTCCTCCTCGGTCCATTCGATGGGCGCCTCTTCCACGAGCGTCTTCCAGCGGGAGACGACGCCGCCGGCGCGGTGCTCGAGGATGGTGACGCTCTCGACGTCGGGCATGAACTGCGGAAAGCGATCCTGCTGCTTCGCCAGCTCGTAGACGACCCGCGCTGGCGCAGTCACCGTGATCGCAGTCTCGACGAACGGCATTCGCGCTTAGAGGTCGCCGAGCTTTTCGTAGGCTGCGGCAATGCTGGCGCGCAATGCGTCGATCGCGCGCGCGATCTCGCTTTCGTTGACGACCAGCGGCGGCTCCAAGCGAATCACGCGCTGCTGATTCAGCGTCCATGCGGCCGTAACGCCGCGCTGCAGCATCTCAGGAATGATCGCGCCGCCATACCCCTCGTTCGTGAGCTCGACGCCGACGAGCAGCCCGAGCCCGCGCACCTCGCGAATTACGGCGGGAAACTGCGCCGCGACTGCGCGCGCCCCGGCAAGAAGCTGCTCGCCGCGAATCCGCGCGTTTTCGACGAGATGCTCCTCCTCGAGCACGTTCATCGCGGCGAGCGCCGCCGCGCAGGCGAGCGGATTGCCGCCGAAGGTCGACGTGTGCAGGAGCGGCGCCTTTCCGAAGGCGCGCTCCCAAACCGCAGGTCGCGCGATGAACGCTCCTACCGGGATCACGCCGCCGGAGAGTCCCTTCGCGAGCGTCATCACGTCGGGCACGACGCCGTCGCGCTCGCAGGCGAAGCGAAAGCCGCAGCGGCCGAGCCCCGTCTGCACTTCGTCGGCGACGAGTAGCGCCTCCGCACTCTCGCACGCCGCCTTTGCAGCGCGCAGGTATCCCGGCTGCGGAACGTTGACGCCGCCCTCGCCCTGCACCGGCTCGACGATGAACGCAGCCGCGCCGTCGAGCGCGCTCTTGAGAATCTCTTCGTCGCCGAAGGGTACGTGCTCGACGTTGGCGAGCAGCGGCGCAAACGGGGTACGAAACGCGTCGCGACCGCTGGCTGAAAGCGCGCCGAGCGTCTTACCGTGGTACGCACCATGCGTCGCGACGATCTTCGCGCGGCCGGTCGCAGCGCGCGCGAGCTTGATTGCGCCTTCGACGGCTTCGGTTCCCGAGTTGCACCAAAACGAGATCTGCAAGTCGCCGGGGGCGAGCTCGGCAAGGCGTTTCGCGGCGCGGCCGAGCAGCGGGTCGAACATCGTCTTGCCCGAGAGCGCCATGAGATCGAGCTGCGCGCGAACCGCCTCGACGACGCGTACGTGCGTGTGGCCGAGTGTGAAGACGCCGTAGCCGCCCGCGAAATCGAGATACGCCTTTCCGTTCTGATCCCAAATCGTGCAGCCGTGCGCGCGCGTCTCCACGGGACTGCCGGAGAGCCGCATGACGCGCGCCAGCGGCGGGTTCACGTAGCGCCGGTAGTTCTCGTAGGTCTCGTCGGCGAGCTCTGCCGGAGTCGCCGCGCCGTAGAGCGCGTCGCGTTCCTCGATCATCAATGGCCTTTTCGCCGTCTCCCCGCTGTCACCCTGAGCTTGTCGAAGGGCGATCGCGGCTTTGCGCGAGCGCCACGGCGTAGCCGGCCCGCGCGGGGAGGCCCAGCGGCGGATATCCGAGCGACGCCGCAGCCTCGTCGCCGTAGAGCGCCGCTACGATCGCGGGATACGCCGTCGATTCACGGAGCGGCTCGATGATGCGTCGCGCGTCGCGCAGCGCTGCGTCGTCGAGGTGCACGCGCTCGCCGGCAAAGTGCGCGGCCTCGCCCTCTTGCTCCATCATCGCTCGCAGCGTTCGCGCTGGGCCGTGCTTGCGCTCGTGAACCGTGCGACAGATGGCGCCGAGCGTCTCGCGACGTGCGTGCTCCAGCGTCGGCTCTTCACTCGTCCAGAAGAGTACCGTCGCCCAGCCGCGCGCGACTTCGTACCGTCGCTCGAAGCGGTTTGCCATCTCGGTGAAGTAGCGATTCGTCCATCCGCCTTTGAGATCGTCCGCGACGGCGATCGCGACGCGCACGCTGTCGTCCACGCCGGCCAGGCGCTCCTGCGCCTGCGCGGCGGCTTGCGCGGCGACGCGCTCCACGCCGAGATCGATCATGCGGTCGAGCAGCTCGGCAACGTGCTCGCGCCCCATCGGGTTGAGCACGGTCAACGGCAACACGGCTTCGCCCGTCTCGTCGGTCATCGCTTTGACGTACGCATCGAAACGCTCGCGCCCGCGTGGAACGGCGTAGAGTTCCCGCTCGCGCTGCAGCAATGGAACGAGCTCGACCTGGAGAGGCATGATCGCCGGCGAGAATTCTCTATTGAGGGCCTCGCTCTTGCTTCACGCCGCGGTATTGGCCGATGGCGCCCGTAGCTCAATCGAACAGAGCGCCATTCCGACTAAGTGGAGGATGCGGGTTTGAGTCCCGCCGGGCGCGCGCTCCCGATGGCTAGGCACCTTGACGCGGACTGGTCACCCGCGCTAGAGTCGAGGTGCTTAGTCGGAGCGGCGCTCGCATCCGCGAGCTACACGGAAGAGGACCGGGTATCCGGCCCTCTTCTTTTTCTCCTATGCTGCGAGGTTGGATTCGAGGCGCGCGATCGTCTCTTCAATGAGCGCGATCGCGTCGTCGGCGCGGTCGAGCCGCATCAAACGCTCGCGCAGTTGCGCCGCGCCGGGAACGCTTTTCAAGTAGAGCGCGACGTGCTTGCGCATCTGCGGAACCGCGCGCGCCTCGCCTAACTCGTCGAGCATCGCGCGGTAGTGAATGATCGCATAGCGCAAGCGATCGGGCGCGTTCGGCGACGGCTGCGCCTCGCGTCCCTCCATGAGGTCGCGGATCTGCGCTATGAGCCACGGATTGCCCAGCGTCGCGCGCCCGAGCATGATTGCGTCAACGCCGCTCTCCCGCATGCGCCGCATCGCAACGTGCGCGTCGTTGAGGTCGCCGTTACCGATTACGGGAATCTCGACCGCCCGCTTGAGGCGCGCGATGTGCTCCCAGTCGGCATCTCCTTTATAGAATTGCTTCGCGGTGCGCGCGTGCAGCGTCAGCGCCTGAACGCCGGCATCTTGAGCGCGGCGGGCAATCTCCAGGTAGACGAGCCGGTCCTCGCCCCAGCCCAGGCGCATCTTCATCGTCACCGGGCAGTCGACCGCGGCGACGACCGCGCGCATGATCGCTTCGCAACGGTCGGGATCGCGCAGGCAGGCGGAGCCGCCGTTCGTCTTCGTGACCTTCGGCGCCGGGCAGCCGAAGTTGATGTCGACGATATCGGCGCCGCACTCGCGCACGATCTTCGCCGCGTGCGCCATCGCCTGCGGATCGTCGCCCCAGAGTTGCGTTGAAACGGGTCTCTCGATACCGTGCTGGTCGATCATCTCCATCGTGCGCTTGCTGCCGAACTTCAGCGCGTTGGACGAGACGAACTCCGTCACGGTGAGCCCGAGGCCGAACGGCTTGTAGAGCGCACGCATCGTGCGGTTGGTCACGCCCGACATGGGCGCGAGCACGAGCGGCGGCCAGACCTCGATCGGCCCGATACGCAACGGAGAAACGGCGTGGCCCACGTTCGTCGTATCCTAGCCGCAAGCGACGCCGTGACGGGATGCGGCTGCCAAGAGGGCCGCGTCGTACGAGCACAAGACGGCCTGGTGCGCCGCAGCGAGTCGCAGGTAGAGCGCGTCGTAGACCGTGAGAGCGTACCGCGTGCCGAGGGTCATCGCCTCGCGAACGTGCTCGGTTTCTATCGGCACGATGTCGATCGGATATGCTTCGAATTTCACAAACGCTTCGGAAAGCGAATCATCGGAGATTCTTCCCCTGCGGGAGGCGGCAAGCAAAGCGCTGCCGACCTCGACCCGCAGCAGCGCTGGTGCCGCGGCTGATTCGTCACGCATGCGCGTGAGGATGGACTCCGCATCGTGACTATGCTCGTCGGGCAAAAGCCATGCGAGAACCACTGACGAATCCATGACGAGCACCTAGCGCCGGCCCTCGCGTGCCATGTCCTTCAGTTCCTCGGCGGTAAAGCGGGCGTTGACTCGCTCCCGGAGGGCGCGGCTTTCGCCAAGCAGCCGTGTAACGCGATCGGCGCGCGACTCGATGGGTACGATGCGCGCGACGGGACGCCCGTTCCGCGTGACCGTCACGGTCTCACCGGCGGCGACGTCGTCGAGGATCTGGCTAAAGTGGCTCTTGGCCTCGTAGGCGCCGATCTGCTTCATAGTAGACTAGTCTCCAAGACCAGTCTACTATGCGATGGCCAAGCTTTGCAAGCTTTTATGGGGCGACGGCCCCTCGCAAGCCTTCGGCCGCTAACGGCGATTTGCCGCATGGTATA
The Candidatus Dormiibacterota bacterium DNA segment above includes these coding regions:
- a CDS encoding type II toxin-antitoxin system prevent-host-death family antitoxin; this translates as MKQIGAYEAKSHFSQILDDVAAGETVTVTRNGRPVARIVPIESRADRVTRLLGESRALRERVNARFTAEELKDMAREGRR
- the dusB gene encoding tRNA dihydrouridine synthase DusB, translated to MGHAVSPLRIGPIEVWPPLVLAPMSGVTNRTMRALYKPFGLGLTVTEFVSSNALKFGSKRTMEMIDQHGIERPVSTQLWGDDPQAMAHAAKIVRECGADIVDINFGCPAPKVTKTNGGSACLRDPDRCEAIMRAVVAAVDCPVTMKMRLGWGEDRLVYLEIARRAQDAGVQALTLHARTAKQFYKGDADWEHIARLKRAVEIPVIGNGDLNDAHVAMRRMRESGVDAIMLGRATLGNPWLIAQIRDLMEGREAQPSPNAPDRLRYAIIHYRAMLDELGEARAVPQMRKHVALYLKSVPGAAQLRERLMRLDRADDAIALIEETIARLESNLAA
- a CDS encoding type II CAAX endopeptidase family protein; this encodes MTQRLQRWLRFDAQRVPVVEEAYRDFVRHSKPGVAFFIALLIAITAAVGLGVVLVARGWAHSRTMGPVVITFSTVFYGSLLFAVVRSPLPVLRTMLAGAVSWPRASLLALGLGLACVVVELAIVSVLVLALHLRSHSVTIDYFSGGLIAGMLVLALGAPVVEEFLMQGWLQTRVQRLGPFWAGAVTTIVFVLVHLPTSFLDLARGVALGTAAWFRATTRSMLACILVHATNNIAIAGLLLAARVSGHR
- a CDS encoding aspartate aminotransferase family protein, with protein sequence MIEERDALYGAATPAELADETYENYRRYVNPPLARVMRLSGSPVETRAHGCTIWDQNGKAYLDFAGGYGVFTLGHTHVRVVEAVRAQLDLMALSGKTMFDPLLGRAAKRLAELAPGDLQISFWCNSGTEAVEGAIKLARAATGRAKIVATHGAYHGKTLGALSASGRDAFRTPFAPLLANVEHVPFGDEEILKSALDGAAAFIVEPVQGEGGVNVPQPGYLRAAKAACESAEALLVADEVQTGLGRCGFRFACERDGVVPDVMTLAKGLSGGVIPVGAFIARPAVWERAFGKAPLLHTSTFGGNPLACAAALAAMNVLEEEHLVENARIRGEQLLAGARAVAAQFPAVIREVRGLGLLVGVELTNEGYGGAIIPEMLQRGVTAAWTLNQQRVIRLEPPLVVNESEIARAIDALRASIAAAYEKLGDL
- a CDS encoding type II toxin-antitoxin system VapC family toxin, which codes for MDSSVVLAWLLPDEHSHDAESILTRMRDESAAAPALLRVEVGSALLAASRRGRISDDSLSEAFVKFEAYPIDIVPIETEHVREAMTLGTRYALTVYDALYLRLAAAHQAVLCSYDAALLAAASRHGVACG
- a CDS encoding quinate 5-dehydrogenase, with the protein product MKTVVSVSLGSSKRDHHARVTLLGEEFDITRSGVDGKLDVAIAKVRELDGKVDAIGLGGIDVYLYAGTKRYALRDGLRLLDAAKITPVVDGSGLKNTLEREAVRFMREELGIELRGTKVLMVSALDRFGMAQALVDAGADVLFGDFIFALDLDKPVRDLTTFEEMAEKYLPDACKLPFQFFYPTGKKQDQPPEPKYPQYYEEAEIIAGDFHFMRRFMPPRLDGKIVLTNTVTDADVEDLKKRGVSTLVTTTPDFGGRSFGTNVVEAALVALLGKKWGEIRAQEYERVLHELSLKPRVIDLH
- a CDS encoding aromatase/cyclase; translated protein: MPFVETAITVTAPARVVYELAKQQDRFPQFMPDVESVTILEHRAGGVVSRWKTLVEEAPIEWTEEDRFDDDALRIDYKLLEGDLDTFEGSWTFTERDGATHVVLGVEYDFGVPTLAELIGPTLEKKVRENSEMMLAALKREAERL
- a CDS encoding shikimate dehydrogenase, producing the protein MSVPKFCFVIHPVSLDDVARYEPSAKGKGAPIVRKILEWMPAWTAVHVTGVRTPDGRETEGWFVATGLLPEQMLELPREDVYARILSAIDLGVELGAQIAGLGAFTGVVGDGGVTIAQRAPIPVTTGNSLTIAAGLQSLLRGAREMGVEPAESTAVVVGATGSIGGACVRLLAPSVGRVILVARNATRLRKLHEQIAGELACPSEATTDVSAAVRRAQLVLTATSSTQDVIEPEDLQTGAIVCELSLPHDVSRRVAALRPDVLVTEGGNMLVPGEPRFERVREPGSEFDLNLPPRTALACMSETMVLALEQRFESYTLGRGIDLAKVIEMQAMAERCGFTLGGMRAFDAAITQEKIAATRAAARERRARVPV